One genomic segment of Streptomyces liangshanensis includes these proteins:
- a CDS encoding DNA-directed RNA polymerase subunit beta' — MLDVNFFDELRIGLATADDIRTWSHGEVKKPETINYRTLKPEKDGLFCEKIFGPTRDWECYCGKYKRVRFKGIICERCGVEVTRAKVRRERMGHIELAAPVTHIWYFKGVPSRLGYLLDLAPKDLEKVIYFAAYMITFVDEERRTRDLPSLEAHVSVERQQTENRRDSDLEARAKKLETDLAELEAEGAKADVRRKVREGAEREMKQLRDRAQREIDRLDEVWNRFKNLKVQDLEGDELLYRELRDRFGTYFDGSMGAAALQKRLESFDLEEEAERLREIIRTGKGQKKTRALKRLKVVSAFLQTSNSPKGMVLDCVPVIPPDLRPMVQLDGGRFATSDLNDLYRRVINRNNRLKRLLDLGAPEIIVNNEKRMLQEAVDALFDNGRRGRPVTGPGNRPLKSLSDMLKGKQGRFRQNLLGKRVDYSARSVIVVGPQLKLHQCGLPKAMALELFKPFVMKRLVDLNHAQNIKSAKRMVERGRTVVYDVLEEVIAEHPVLLNRAPTLHRLGIQAFEPQLVEGKAIQIHPLVCTAFNADFDGDQMAVHLPLSAEAQAEARILMLSSNNILKPADGRPVTMPTQDMVLGLFFLTTDEEERKVIGADRSFGSTAEATMAFDNRELSLQAKVDIRFPVGTIPPRGWTPPLGEDGQADAEWQQGDPFRLRTTLGRALFNELLPEDYPFVDYSVGKKQLSEIVNDLAERYPKVIVAATLDNLKAAGFFWATRSGVTVAISDIVVPDAKKAIVQGYEAQDEKVQKQYERGLITKEERTQELIAIWTKATNEVAEAMNANFPKTNPVSMMVNSGARGNMMQMRQIAGMRGLVSNAKNETIPRPIKASFREGLSVLEYFISTHGARKGLADTALRTADSGYLTRRLVDVSQDVIIREEDCGTDRGLKLKIAQKGEDGKLHKTEDVETSVYARMLAEDVVVDGKVIAPANVDLGDVLIDALVANGVEEVKTRSVLTCESAVGTCAFCYGRSLATGKLVDIGEAVGIIAAQSIGEPGTQLTMRTFHTGGVAGDDITQGLPRVVELFEARTPKGVAPISEAAGTVRIEETEKTKKLVVTPDDGSEETPFPISKRARLLVGEGDRVEVGQKLTVGATNPHDVLRILGQRAVQVHLVGEVQRVYNSQGVSIHDKHIEIIIRQMLRRVTIIESGDAELLPGELVERSKFETENRRVVTEGGHPASGRPQLMGITKASLATESWLSAASFQETTRVLTDAAINAKSDSLIGLKENVIIGKLIPAGTGLSRYRNIRVEPTEEAKAAMYSAVGYDDIDYSPFGTGSGQAVPLEDYDYGPYNQ, encoded by the coding sequence GTGCTCGACGTCAACTTCTTCGACGAGCTGCGGATTGGCCTCGCCACCGCGGACGACATCCGGACCTGGTCCCACGGCGAAGTGAAGAAGCCGGAGACCATCAACTACCGCACGCTCAAGCCCGAGAAGGACGGACTCTTCTGCGAGAAGATCTTCGGTCCTACCCGGGACTGGGAGTGCTACTGCGGCAAGTACAAGCGTGTCCGCTTCAAGGGCATCATCTGTGAGCGCTGTGGCGTAGAGGTCACGCGCGCCAAGGTGCGCCGTGAGCGGATGGGCCACATCGAGCTTGCCGCTCCCGTGACCCACATCTGGTACTTCAAGGGCGTCCCGTCCCGTCTGGGATACCTGCTGGACCTCGCGCCGAAGGACCTCGAGAAGGTCATCTACTTCGCCGCGTACATGATCACGTTCGTGGACGAGGAGCGCCGTACGCGCGATCTGCCGTCGCTGGAGGCCCACGTCTCCGTAGAGCGCCAGCAGACCGAGAACCGGCGTGACTCCGACCTCGAAGCCCGCGCCAAGAAGCTCGAGACCGACCTGGCCGAGCTGGAGGCCGAGGGCGCCAAGGCCGACGTGCGCCGCAAGGTGCGCGAAGGCGCCGAGCGGGAGATGAAGCAGCTGCGCGACCGTGCGCAGCGCGAGATCGACCGTCTCGACGAGGTGTGGAACCGCTTCAAGAACCTCAAGGTCCAGGACCTGGAGGGCGACGAGCTGCTCTACCGCGAGCTGCGTGACCGCTTCGGCACGTACTTCGACGGATCGATGGGTGCCGCGGCGCTGCAGAAGCGCCTGGAGTCCTTCGACCTGGAGGAGGAGGCCGAGCGCCTCCGCGAGATCATCCGTACCGGCAAGGGCCAGAAGAAGACCCGCGCGCTCAAGCGCCTCAAGGTCGTCTCGGCGTTCCTGCAGACCAGCAACAGCCCCAAGGGCATGGTGCTGGACTGCGTGCCGGTGATCCCGCCGGACCTGCGTCCGATGGTGCAGCTGGACGGTGGCCGCTTCGCGACCTCCGACCTGAACGACCTGTACCGCCGTGTGATCAACCGGAACAACCGCCTCAAGCGTCTTCTCGACCTCGGTGCCCCCGAGATCATCGTGAACAACGAGAAGCGGATGCTCCAGGAGGCCGTCGACGCGCTGTTCGACAACGGCCGCCGCGGTCGCCCGGTCACCGGTCCCGGTAACCGCCCGCTGAAGTCCCTGAGCGACATGCTCAAGGGCAAGCAGGGTCGTTTCCGTCAGAACCTGCTCGGCAAGCGAGTCGACTACTCGGCCCGTTCCGTGATCGTCGTCGGCCCGCAGCTCAAGCTGCACCAGTGCGGGCTGCCGAAGGCCATGGCGCTGGAGCTCTTCAAGCCGTTCGTGATGAAGCGCCTGGTGGACCTGAACCACGCGCAGAACATCAAGTCGGCGAAGCGCATGGTCGAGCGCGGCCGCACGGTCGTGTACGACGTGCTCGAAGAGGTCATCGCCGAGCACCCGGTGCTGCTGAACCGCGCGCCGACCCTGCACCGCCTGGGCATCCAGGCCTTCGAGCCGCAGCTGGTCGAGGGCAAGGCCATCCAGATCCACCCGCTCGTCTGCACCGCGTTCAACGCGGACTTCGACGGTGACCAGATGGCCGTGCACCTGCCGCTCTCCGCGGAGGCGCAGGCCGAGGCCCGCATCCTGATGCTGTCCTCGAACAACATCCTGAAGCCGGCCGACGGCCGTCCCGTCACCATGCCCACCCAGGACATGGTGCTCGGCCTCTTCTTCCTCACCACGGACGAGGAGGAGCGCAAGGTCATCGGCGCGGACCGGTCCTTCGGTTCGACCGCCGAGGCGACCATGGCGTTCGACAACCGCGAGCTGTCGCTCCAGGCCAAGGTCGACATCCGCTTCCCGGTGGGCACCATCCCGCCGCGCGGCTGGACCCCGCCCCTGGGCGAGGACGGCCAGGCGGACGCCGAGTGGCAGCAGGGCGACCCGTTCCGGCTGCGTACGACCCTGGGCCGCGCGCTCTTCAACGAGCTGCTGCCCGAGGACTACCCGTTCGTCGACTACTCGGTGGGCAAGAAGCAGCTCTCCGAGATCGTCAACGACCTGGCCGAGCGCTACCCGAAGGTCATCGTGGCGGCGACGCTCGACAACCTGAAGGCGGCCGGCTTCTTCTGGGCGACCCGCTCCGGCGTGACCGTGGCGATCTCCGACATCGTCGTCCCCGACGCGAAGAAGGCGATCGTCCAGGGTTACGAGGCGCAGGACGAGAAGGTCCAGAAGCAGTACGAGCGTGGTCTGATCACCAAGGAAGAGCGCACGCAGGAGCTCATCGCGATCTGGACCAAGGCGACCAACGAGGTCGCCGAGGCGATGAACGCGAACTTCCCGAAGACCAACCCCGTCTCGATGATGGTCAACTCGGGTGCCCGCGGAAACATGATGCAGATGCGTCAGATCGCCGGTATGCGTGGTCTGGTGTCCAACGCCAAGAACGAGACGATCCCTCGTCCCATCAAGGCGTCCTTCCGTGAAGGTCTGTCGGTGCTGGAGTACTTCATCTCCACGCACGGTGCCCGTAAGGGTCTCGCCGACACCGCCCTGCGTACCGCCGACTCGGGTTACCTCACCCGTCGTCTGGTGGACGTCTCGCAGGACGTGATCATCCGCGAGGAGGACTGCGGCACCGACCGCGGCCTGAAGCTGAAGATCGCCCAGAAGGGCGAGGACGGCAAGCTCCACAAGACGGAGGACGTCGAGACGTCCGTGTACGCGCGGATGCTCGCCGAGGACGTCGTCGTGGACGGCAAGGTCATCGCGCCGGCCAACGTCGACCTGGGCGATGTCCTGATCGACGCCCTGGTCGCGAACGGCGTCGAGGAGGTCAAGACCCGCTCGGTCCTGACCTGCGAGTCCGCGGTCGGCACCTGTGCCTTCTGCTACGGCCGCTCGCTGGCCACCGGCAAGCTGGTCGACATCGGTGAGGCGGTCGGCATCATCGCCGCCCAGTCCATCGGTGAGCCCGGTACCCAGCTGACGATGCGTACCTTCCACACCGGTGGTGTGGCCGGTGACGACATCACCCAGGGTCTGCCCCGAGTCGTCGAGCTCTTCGAAGCCCGTACGCCGAAGGGTGTCGCCCCGATCTCCGAGGCCGCGGGTACCGTCCGCATCGAGGAGACCGAGAAGACGAAGAAGCTCGTCGTCACCCCGGACGACGGCAGCGAGGAGACGCCCTTCCCGATCTCCAAGCGTGCCCGTCTGCTCGTGGGCGAGGGCGACCGCGTCGAGGTGGGCCAGAAGCTCACCGTGGGTGCCACCAACCCGCACGACGTGCTGCGCATCCTCGGACAGCGCGCGGTCCAGGTCCACCTGGTCGGCGAGGTCCAGCGGGTGTACAACTCGCAGGGTGTGTCGATCCACGACAAGCACATCGAGATCATCATCCGGCAGATGCTCCGCCGCGTGACGATCATCGAGTCCGGCGACGCGGAACTGCTGCCGGGTGAGCTCGTGGAGCGCTCGAAGTTCGAGACCGAGAACCGTCGTGTGGTCACGGAAGGCGGCCACCCGGCCTCCGGCCGTCCGCAGCTGATGGGTATCACCAAGGCCTCGCTGGCCACGGAGTCGTGGCTGTCGGCGGCGTCCTTCCAGGAGACGACCAGGGTCCTGACCGACGCGGCGATCAACGCCAAGTCGGACTCCCTGATCGGCCTCAAGGAGAACGTCATCATCGGTAAGCTCATCCCGGCCGGTACGGGCCTGTCCCGCTACCGCAACATCCGGGTCGAGCCGACCGAAGAGGCCAAGGCCGCGATGTACTCGGCCGTCGGCTACGACGACATCGACTACTCCCCGTTCGGCACCGGCTCCGGCCAGGCCGTCCCGCTGGAGGACTACGACTACGGTCCGTACAACCAGTAA
- the rpoB gene encoding DNA-directed RNA polymerase subunit beta produces MAASRNASTTNMNNGASTAPLRISFAKIKEPLEVPNLLALQTESFDWLLGNAAWKARVETALENGQDVPRKSGLEEIFEEISPIEDFSGSMSLTFRDHRFEPPKNSIDECKERDFTYAAPLFVTAEFTNNETGEIKSQTVFMGDFPLMTNKGTFVINGTERVVVSQLVRSPGVYFDSNIDKTSDKDIFSSKIIPSRGAWLEMEIDKRDMVGVRIDRKRKQSVTVLLKALGWTTEQILEEFGEYESMRATLEKDHTQGQDDALLDIYRKLRPGEPPTREAAQTLLENLYFNPKRYDLAKVGRYKVNKKLGAEEPLDAGVLTTDDIIATIKYLVKLHAGETETVGESGTTIVVETDDIDHFGNRRLRNVGELIQNQVRTGLARMERVVRERMTTQDVEAITPQTLINIRPVVASIKEFFGTSQLSQFMDQNNPLSGLTHKRRLSALGPGGLSRERAGFEVRDVHPSHYGRMCPIETPEGPNIGLIGSLASYGRVNAFGFVETPYRKVVDGVVTDEVDYLTADEEDRFVIAQANATLSEEMRFTEPRVLVRRRGGEVDYIPGDDVDYMDVSPRQMVSVATAMIPFLEHDDANRALMGANMMRQAVPLITSEAPLVGTGMEYRCAVDAGDVVKAEKEGVVQEVSADYITVANDDGTYTTYRIAKFSRSNQGTSVNQKVVVNEGDRVVAEQVLADGPATQMGEMALGKNLLVAFMPWEGHNYEDAIILSQRLVQDDVLSSIHIEEHEVDARDTKLGPEEITRDIPNVSEEVLADLDERGIIRIGAEVVAGDILVGKVTPKGETELTPEERLLRAIFGEKAREVRDTSLKVPHGEVGKIIGVRVFDREEGDELPPGVNQLVRVYVAQKRKITDGDKLAGRHGNKGVISKILPIEDMPFLEDGTPVDIILNPLGVPSRMNPGQVLEIHLGWLASQGWKVEGSEEWMERLKVIGADDVAAGTNVATPVFDGAREDEISGLFEATIPNRDGNRMVQPSGKANMFDGRSGEPFPEPISVGYMYILKLHHLVDDKLHARSTGPYSMITQQPLGGKAQFGGQRFGEMEVWALEAYGAAYALQELLTIKSDDVTGRVKVYEAIVKGENIPEPGIPESFKVLIKEMQSLCLNVEVLSSDGMSIEMRDTDEDVFRAAEELGIDLSRREPSSVEEV; encoded by the coding sequence TTGGCCGCCTCGCGCAACGCCTCGACCACGAATATGAACAACGGCGCCAGCACCGCCCCGCTGCGCATCTCCTTTGCAAAGATCAAGGAGCCTCTCGAGGTTCCGAACCTCCTCGCGCTGCAGACCGAGAGCTTTGACTGGCTCCTCGGCAACGCCGCCTGGAAGGCTCGTGTCGAGACGGCTCTCGAGAACGGACAGGACGTCCCCAGGAAGTCAGGTCTGGAGGAGATCTTCGAGGAGATCTCTCCGATCGAGGACTTCTCCGGGTCGATGTCGCTGACCTTCCGCGACCACCGCTTCGAGCCGCCCAAGAACTCGATCGACGAGTGCAAGGAGCGCGACTTCACGTACGCGGCCCCGCTCTTCGTCACGGCCGAGTTCACCAACAACGAGACCGGCGAGATCAAGTCCCAGACGGTGTTCATGGGCGACTTCCCGCTCATGACCAACAAGGGCACCTTCGTCATCAACGGCACCGAGCGTGTCGTGGTGTCCCAGCTGGTGCGCTCGCCGGGTGTCTACTTCGACTCCAACATCGACAAGACGTCCGACAAGGACATCTTCTCCTCCAAGATCATCCCGTCCCGGGGTGCCTGGCTGGAGATGGAGATCGACAAGCGCGACATGGTCGGTGTCCGCATCGACCGCAAGCGCAAGCAGTCCGTGACCGTCCTGCTCAAGGCTCTCGGTTGGACGACCGAGCAGATCCTCGAGGAGTTCGGCGAGTACGAGTCGATGCGCGCCACCCTGGAGAAGGACCACACCCAGGGCCAGGACGACGCGCTGCTCGACATCTACCGCAAGCTGCGCCCGGGCGAGCCCCCCACCCGTGAGGCCGCCCAGACGCTGCTGGAGAACCTCTACTTCAACCCGAAGCGCTACGACCTCGCGAAGGTCGGCCGCTACAAGGTGAACAAGAAGCTCGGCGCGGAAGAGCCGCTGGACGCGGGCGTCCTCACCACCGACGACATCATCGCCACCATCAAGTACCTGGTGAAGCTCCACGCGGGCGAGACCGAGACGGTCGGCGAGAGCGGCACCACGATCGTCGTCGAGACCGACGACATCGACCACTTCGGCAACCGTCGTCTGCGCAACGTCGGCGAGCTCATCCAGAACCAGGTCCGTACGGGTCTGGCGAGGATGGAGCGCGTCGTGCGCGAGCGCATGACGACCCAGGACGTCGAGGCGATCACGCCGCAGACCCTGATCAACATCCGGCCGGTCGTCGCCTCCATCAAGGAGTTCTTCGGCACCAGCCAGCTGTCCCAGTTCATGGACCAGAACAACCCGCTGTCGGGTCTGACCCACAAGCGCCGCCTGTCGGCGCTGGGCCCCGGTGGTCTGTCCCGTGAGCGGGCCGGCTTCGAGGTCCGTGACGTGCACCCGTCGCACTACGGGCGTATGTGTCCGATCGAGACCCCGGAAGGCCCGAACATCGGCCTGATCGGCTCGCTCGCCTCGTACGGCCGGGTCAACGCGTTCGGGTTCGTCGAGACCCCGTACCGCAAGGTCGTCGACGGTGTCGTCACCGACGAGGTCGACTACCTGACCGCCGACGAGGAAGACCGCTTCGTCATCGCGCAGGCCAACGCGACGTTGTCCGAGGAGATGCGGTTCACCGAGCCGCGCGTCCTCGTCCGCCGTCGTGGCGGCGAGGTCGACTACATCCCCGGTGACGACGTCGACTACATGGACGTCTCGCCGCGCCAGATGGTGTCGGTCGCGACCGCGATGATCCCGTTCCTGGAGCACGACGACGCCAACCGTGCCCTCATGGGCGCGAACATGATGCGCCAGGCCGTGCCCCTGATCACGTCGGAGGCGCCGCTCGTCGGCACCGGCATGGAGTACCGCTGCGCGGTGGACGCCGGCGACGTCGTCAAGGCGGAGAAGGAGGGTGTGGTCCAGGAGGTCTCCGCGGACTACATCACCGTCGCCAACGACGACGGCACGTACACCACGTACCGCATCGCCAAGTTCTCCCGCTCCAACCAGGGCACCTCGGTCAACCAGAAGGTTGTCGTCAACGAGGGCGACCGGGTCGTCGCGGAGCAGGTCCTGGCGGACGGGCCCGCCACCCAGATGGGTGAGATGGCGCTCGGCAAGAACCTTCTCGTGGCGTTCATGCCGTGGGAGGGCCACAACTACGAAGACGCGATCATCCTCAGCCAGCGGCTGGTCCAGGACGACGTCCTCTCCTCGATCCACATCGAGGAGCACGAGGTCGACGCCCGGGACACCAAGCTCGGCCCCGAGGAGATCACCCGGGACATCCCGAACGTCTCCGAGGAGGTCCTCGCGGACCTCGACGAGCGCGGCATCATCCGTATCGGTGCCGAGGTCGTCGCCGGGGACATCCTGGTCGGCAAGGTCACGCCCAAGGGCGAGACCGAGCTCACCCCGGAGGAGCGTCTGCTCCGCGCGATCTTCGGTGAGAAGGCGCGCGAGGTGCGCGACACCTCGCTGAAGGTGCCGCACGGCGAGGTCGGCAAGATCATCGGCGTGCGTGTCTTCGACCGCGAGGAGGGCGACGAACTGCCGCCCGGCGTGAACCAGCTGGTTCGTGTGTACGTCGCGCAGAAGCGCAAGATCACCGATGGTGACAAGCTCGCCGGCCGTCACGGCAACAAGGGCGTCATCTCGAAGATCCTGCCGATCGAGGACATGCCGTTCCTGGAGGACGGCACCCCGGTCGACATCATCCTCAACCCGCTGGGTGTCCCGTCCCGAATGAACCCGGGACAGGTCCTCGAGATCCACCTCGGCTGGCTCGCCAGCCAGGGTTGGAAGGTCGAGGGCAGCGAGGAGTGGATGGAGCGGCTCAAGGTCATCGGCGCCGACGACGTCGCCGCCGGCACCAACGTCGCGACCCCGGTCTTCGACGGTGCGCGCGAGGACGAGATCTCCGGTCTCTTCGAGGCCACGATCCCGAACCGCGACGGCAACCGGATGGTGCAGCCGTCCGGCAAGGCGAACATGTTCGACGGCCGCTCCGGCGAGCCGTTCCCGGAGCCGATCTCGGTCGGCTACATGTACATCCTCAAGCTCCACCACCTGGTCGACGACAAGCTGCACGCCCGGTCGACCGGTCCGTACTCGATGATCACCCAGCAGCCGCTGGGTGGTAAGGCCCAGTTCGGTGGTCAGCGCTTCGGTGAGATGGAGGTGTGGGCGCTGGAGGCTTACGGCGCCGCTTACGCCCTCCAGGAGCTGCTGACGATCAAGTCCGACGACGTGACCGGCCGCGTGAAGGTCTACGAGGCCATCGTCAAGGGCGAGAACATCCCCGAGCCCGGCATCCCCGAGTCCTTCAAGGTGCTCATCAAGGAGATGCAGTCGCTCTGCCTCAACGTGGAGGTGCTGTCCTCGGACGGCATGTCCATCGAGATGCGCGACACGGACGAGGACGTCTTCCGCGCGGCGGAGGAGCTCGGTATCGACCTGTCCCGGCGAGAGCCGAGCAGCGTCGAAGAGGTCTGA
- the rplL gene encoding 50S ribosomal protein L7/L12, with the protein MAKLSQEELLEQFENLTLIELSEFVKAFEEKFDVTAAAPVAAAAAGGVAAAAPVEDEQDEFDVILTGAGEKKIQVIKVVRELTSLGLKEAKDLVDGAPKPVLEKVSKEQADKAAESLKGAGAGVEVK; encoded by the coding sequence ATGGCGAAGCTGTCGCAGGAAGAGCTGCTCGAGCAGTTCGAGAACCTGACCCTCATCGAGCTCTCCGAGTTCGTCAAGGCCTTCGAAGAGAAGTTCGACGTCACCGCCGCGGCCCCCGTCGCCGCCGCTGCCGCCGGTGGCGTGGCCGCCGCCGCCCCGGTCGAGGACGAGCAGGACGAGTTCGACGTCATCCTCACGGGTGCCGGCGAGAAGAAGATCCAGGTCATCAAGGTCGTGCGTGAGCTGACCTCGCTGGGTCTGAAGGAAGCCAAGGACCTCGTGGACGGCGCCCCGAAGCCCGTCCTGGAGAAGGTTTCCAAGGAGCAGGCCGACAAGGCCGCCGAGTCCCTCAAGGGCGCCGGCGCGGGCGTCGAGGTCAAGTAA
- the rplJ gene encoding 50S ribosomal protein L10, which translates to MARPDKAAAVAELTDKFRSSNAAVLTEYRGLTVAQLKELRRNLGANAQYAVVKNTLTKIAANEAGINTLDDLFAGPTAVAFVTGDPVESAKGLRDFAKDNPNLVIKGGVLDGKALSADEFKKLADLESREVLLAKLAGAMKAKQSQAAALFQALPSKFVRTAEALRAKKEEQDGAGTPAPVEAESE; encoded by the coding sequence ATGGCAAGGCCCGACAAGGCTGCCGCGGTGGCCGAGCTGACGGACAAGTTCCGCAGCTCGAACGCCGCCGTGCTGACCGAGTACCGGGGTCTCACCGTGGCGCAGCTCAAGGAGCTGCGCCGTAACCTCGGTGCGAACGCCCAGTACGCCGTGGTGAAGAACACGCTGACCAAGATCGCGGCCAACGAGGCCGGGATCAACACGCTGGACGACCTGTTCGCAGGCCCGACGGCGGTTGCCTTCGTCACCGGTGACCCGGTGGAGTCGGCGAAGGGTCTTCGTGACTTCGCCAAGGACAACCCGAATCTCGTCATCAAGGGCGGTGTCCTTGACGGCAAGGCGCTGTCCGCCGACGAGTTCAAGAAGCTTGCGGACCTCGAGTCCCGCGAGGTTCTGCTCGCCAAGCTGGCGGGTGCCATGAAGGCCAAGCAGTCGCAGGCTGCCGCGCTCTTCCAGGCGCTTCCCTCGAAGTTCGTCCGCACCGCGGAAGCGCTTCGCGCCAAGAAGGAAGAGCAGGACGGTGCCGGTACGCCGGCCCCCGTCGAGGCCGAATCCGAGTAA
- the rplA gene encoding 50S ribosomal protein L1: MKRSKALRGADAKVDRERNYAPLEAVRLAKDTTTTKFDGTVEVAMRLGVDPRKADQMVRGTVNLPHGTGKTARVLVFATGDRAEQARAAGADIVGSDELIDEVAKGRLDFDAVVATPDLMGKVGRLGRVLGPRGLMPNPKTGTVTPDVTKAVNDIKGGKIEFRVDKHSNLHFIIGKTSFDETQLVENYAAALDEILRLKPSAAKGRYIKKATLATTMGPGIPLDANRTRNLLVEEDPAAV, from the coding sequence GTGAAGCGCAGCAAGGCACTCCGCGGCGCGGACGCGAAGGTCGACCGGGAGCGCAACTACGCCCCGCTCGAGGCCGTCCGTCTCGCCAAGGACACCACCACCACCAAGTTCGACGGCACCGTCGAGGTGGCCATGCGGCTGGGCGTCGACCCCCGCAAGGCCGACCAGATGGTCCGTGGCACCGTGAACCTCCCGCACGGCACCGGCAAGACCGCCCGGGTCCTGGTCTTCGCGACCGGTGACCGTGCAGAGCAGGCGCGCGCCGCGGGCGCCGACATCGTCGGCTCCGACGAGCTCATCGACGAGGTCGCCAAGGGTCGTCTGGACTTCGACGCCGTTGTCGCCACCCCGGACCTCATGGGCAAGGTCGGCCGCCTCGGCCGCGTCCTCGGCCCGCGTGGTCTGATGCCCAACCCCAAGACCGGAACGGTCACCCCTGATGTCACGAAGGCCGTGAACGACATCAAGGGCGGCAAGATCGAGTTCCGCGTCGACAAGCACTCGAACCTGCACTTCATCATCGGCAAGACGTCGTTCGACGAGACGCAGCTGGTCGAGAACTACGCCGCGGCGCTGGACGAGATCCTTCGTCTGAAGCCGTCCGCCGCGAAGGGCCGCTACATCAAGAAGGCGACCCTCGCGACGACGATGGGCCCCGGCATCCCGCTGGACGCCAACCGCACCCGCAACCTCCTGGTCGAGGAAGACCCGGCCGCCGTCTGA
- the rplK gene encoding 50S ribosomal protein L11, whose protein sequence is MPPKKKKITGLIKLQINAGAANPAPPVGPALGQHGVNIMEFCKAYNAATESQRGMVVPVEITVYDDRSFTFITKTPPAAKLILKAAGVDKGSGEPHVKKVAKLTRDQVRDIATTKMPDLNANDLDAAEKIIAGTARSMGITVER, encoded by the coding sequence ATGCCTCCCAAGAAGAAGAAGATCACGGGGCTCATCAAGCTCCAGATCAACGCCGGCGCGGCCAACCCGGCTCCGCCGGTCGGCCCCGCGCTGGGTCAGCACGGCGTCAACATCATGGAGTTCTGCAAGGCCTACAACGCCGCGACCGAGTCGCAGCGTGGCATGGTCGTGCCGGTGGAGATCACGGTCTACGACGACCGTTCCTTCACCTTCATCACGAAGACTCCGCCGGCCGCCAAGCTGATCCTCAAGGCCGCGGGCGTGGACAAGGGCTCCGGCGAGCCGCACGTCAAGAAGGTCGCGAAGCTGACGCGTGACCAGGTGCGCGACATCGCCACCACGAAGATGCCCGACCTGAACGCGAACGACCTCGACGCCGCCGAGAAGATCATCGCCGGCACCGCCCGTTCCATGGGCATCACGGTCGAGCGCTGA
- the nusG gene encoding transcription termination/antitermination protein NusG: MSDPNLNDARESVESVEDETGIVEAADAVEPDQAEAADEAAGEPAEEAALRVEDEEAAAEDDEEASEDDEDSDDEDAEASENDEASEDDDEDAPTEVVAAVDPVEALREELRTLPGEWYVIHTYAGYEKRVKANLEQRAVSLNVEEFVYQAEVPEEEIVQIKNGERKNVRQNKLPGYVLVRMDLTNESWGVVRNTPGVTGFVGNAYDPYPLTLDEIVKMLAPEAEEKAAREAAEAEGKPAPSRKVEVQVLDFEVGDSVTVTDGPFATLQATINEINADSKKVKGLVEIFGRETPVELSFDQIQKN; this comes from the coding sequence GTGTCTGACCCGAACCTGAACGACGCCCGGGAGTCGGTGGAGTCCGTGGAGGACGAGACCGGCATCGTCGAGGCGGCGGACGCTGTCGAGCCAGACCAGGCCGAAGCCGCTGACGAGGCGGCCGGCGAGCCGGCCGAAGAGGCCGCGCTGCGTGTCGAGGACGAGGAAGCCGCGGCCGAGGACGACGAAGAGGCCTCCGAGGACGACGAGGACTCCGACGACGAGGACGCGGAAGCCTCCGAGAACGACGAAGCCTCCGAGGACGACGACGAGGACGCGCCCACCGAGGTCGTCGCCGCGGTCGACCCCGTCGAGGCCCTCCGCGAGGAACTCCGCACCCTGCCCGGCGAGTGGTACGTGATCCACACCTACGCGGGCTACGAGAAGCGCGTGAAGGCGAACCTGGAACAGCGCGCCGTCTCGCTGAACGTCGAGGAGTTCGTCTACCAGGCCGAGGTCCCCGAGGAAGAGATCGTCCAGATCAAGAACGGCGAGCGGAAGAACGTTCGCCAGAACAAGCTGCCGGGTTACGTCCTGGTGCGCATGGATTTGACGAACGAGTCCTGGGGCGTCGTACGGAACACTCCCGGCGTCACCGGCTTCGTGGGCAACGCCTACGACCCGTACCCCCTGACGCTGGACGAGATCGTGAAGATGCTCGCGCCGGAGGCCGAGGAGAAGGCGGCCCGTGAGGCGGCCGAGGCCGAGGGCAAGCCGGCGCCGTCCCGCAAGGTCGAGGTCCAGGTGCTGGACTTCGAGGTCGGCGACTCCGTCACCGTCACGGACGGCCCCTTCGCGACCCTCCAGGCCACGATCAACGAGATCAACGCCGACTCGAAGAAGGTCAAGGGTCTGGTCGAGATCTTCGGCCGCGAGACCCCGGTCGAGTTGAGCTTCGACCAGATCCAGAAGAACTGA
- the secE gene encoding preprotein translocase subunit SecE codes for MTDAVGSIDKPDADDEESAESKKPRKGGKRGKKGPLGRLALFYRQIVAELRKVVWPTRNQLTTYTTVVIVFVVIMIGLVTVIDYGFNQAIKYVFG; via the coding sequence GTGACGGACGCCGTGGGCTCCATCGACAAGCCTGATGCCGACGATGAAGAGTCCGCAGAGTCGAAGAAGCCCCGCAAGGGCGGTAAGCGCGGCAAGAAGGGCCCTCTGGGCCGTCTCGCGCTCTTCTACCGTCAGATCGTCGCCGAGCTGCGCAAGGTCGTCTGGCCGACTCGCAACCAGCTGACGACGTACACCACAGTGGTGATTGTCTTCGTTGTCATCATGATCGGTCTGGTGACCGTGATTGACTACGGCTTCAACCAAGCAATCAAGTACGTCTTCGGCTGA